The DNA window TCGTCAGCTCAGGAATTTTCCTCCACTCTTTAATGAATGTTTCAAGTGTTGGCTTTGACGGACTGTCCGCTAACAGGTGCCATTGCGTGGTTGCATCTTCTTGTTTGTTGGCATAGTGATACATAAACAAGACATCCAACGGCGATACACCTGATAAAAGCTGTAAATCATAGGACGCTTCAAATGATTCATACAAAGATTGGATGCGACTGTAATCAAAATCTTTCAAATCAACAAATTCGTCTTCAAGCTTTAAGTTGCCATTGGGTAATTTGTTGGCCAATTCGCCTGACTTTTCCATCGCTAACGCATCCATCACATGATGAAACTCTAATTCGTCATAGATTGTCGAAGTGGTCCAATCGCTCGCTTCCATTTCTTTTAAAATGGGCAGCATGATAAACGCCATCGGATTAGAAGAAGCGATACTATTCCAGGCAATTCGGTAATCCATTTTTACTTTTCCTTGCTCATCAAAGACCGGCGAATTATCGCTGCCCTTAACTAATTGCCAAAAAATTTGCTGATAAGCAATTTCGATGCTACTTAACAAAGCCGAACTTGGTCCCTCTTCAAGCAATGCCGCTTCCATAGCAAACAAATGATAAGGAATGCTTTCAAGAGGTAGCAAAAAACCACTATTATCAAAATAAGGTTCACTGCTAAGTAAATGCAAATATTGCCCGGCGTGCAGATCTCCCATAATAGGTTGCTGTTGCGTAAGATTGTCGACATTTCGAACCGTTCTAAAATAACTATTTTTCGGGTGGGCAATTGGCGTTAAATTATATTCTGGTAATGCCTCTACAACTAAACGTAATTCTTCCGGATAACTACTAGCTTGTGCTAACAGTTTTTCGGGTGACAATTGATCCATCACAATCGTTGACTCTAACTCTTGTTGGTATTTTAGGAGCAGGTTGTCTACAAACAAACGTAATTCATCCGTTTTCGCTGCATAATCCAATAAAAAACCTTCCGTTTCAGTGCTCAACATTGGGTTCGGACCAGCTAAAGAGTCAACCATTCCTCTCGGTGTTTCAATCTTCCTAAAAAGACGATCGACAACAACTTGCATGTGAATGGGATCGTCTTTTAATGACTTTTGCATGTTATCGCTGAAAACTCGCTCCATTTCAACGTCTGCCTGTTTAACGTATGCTAATTGTTCAAACTGTTGCGGCGTCATTCCTAAACGTTCGGGAGCTGTTTTCTTAATGGTGTCGTATTGCGACTGCCAATCCGTCATCATCTTATCAGTCACTATTTCAGATTGTTCGGGTTCTGTTGCGCCTGAAGTTTTTGCTTGTTGGTCGTTTACAGTAAAACTGATGCCGATGACGAGCGCTAGAAAAAGACCTGCAGTTCCAAGAAACATCGCTGATTTTTTGCCCAGTGGCTGCGGTGAGGAAGACGTTTTTACACTTTCCAGATTTAGTGTTTCTTCATCTGACCGCTGAATATCTAGTTCTATTGGTGATAGTGGGACAAAACGTTGATAAGATTTCTGGAGCATGGTCAACCTTTGCACCAATTGCGTTTCATTTAAATTCATCGTAAGCCGAATCGTATGCAGTCCCTCATCAATAGCTTGCTGTACTTGTTGCTCTGAAATCTCTAGTATGGTCGCTATGTCACGAGGCGAAAAATGATGAAAATAAAATAAAACGATAGGCACTCGCTGAAGCGGTAGTAATTTTTGTAATTCGTCGTGCAGTTCTTGATCTTCTTGAAAACTAAGAATCATCGGAAGATCCGTGCTTTCAACTCGAATTGGCTGTATTGAAACGCGCTGAATCAGTAACTGATAAAGTTGGATTTTTGCTTGTTCCGGCGTAAGTTGTCCAAGGTGTTTTTGCAGTTCTAGCAAACTAGTTTGTTGGAATTCTGGCAGTTTCGGGGAGCGGACACCCAATTGATAAGCAAAGCGGCCCATGTCAGGAAAAGCACTCTCAACCCAACAATAAAGCGAGGCTGTATCCCCTTTTTGAGCTTGTCTAAAATGATCGTTTGCGGAAGTCATTGCCACACTCCTCGTATAGTTGGAATAATCACTTTTTTACTAATTCTTGTTTATTATACGACTCTTCCTACAAAACGTTTCAAATACTGCTATTTTTTTTTGTGTAGCTCGTGTAAAATGAGGAAATCTATATGAGATAGGAGTGACGAATTTGGAAAAACGCGATCAATGGAGCTCTAAGCTAGGCTTTATCTTAGCGGCAGCAGGAAGTGCTATTGGCTTAGGAGCTATTTGGAAGTTCCCATACGAAACTGGCGCAAATGGTGGCAGTGTTTTTATTCTGCTGTTCATTATAAGTACGATCGCAATTGGATTACCGATTCTACTCGCTGAATTTGTCATTG is part of the Planococcus kocurii genome and encodes:
- a CDS encoding RNA polymerase sigma factor, with amino-acid sequence MTSANDHFRQAQKGDTASLYCWVESAFPDMGRFAYQLGVRSPKLPEFQQTSLLELQKHLGQLTPEQAKIQLYQLLIQRVSIQPIRVESTDLPMILSFQEDQELHDELQKLLPLQRVPIVLFYFHHFSPRDIATILEISEQQVQQAIDEGLHTIRLTMNLNETQLVQRLTMLQKSYQRFVPLSPIELDIQRSDEETLNLESVKTSSSPQPLGKKSAMFLGTAGLFLALVIGISFTVNDQQAKTSGATEPEQSEIVTDKMMTDWQSQYDTIKKTAPERLGMTPQQFEQLAYVKQADVEMERVFSDNMQKSLKDDPIHMQVVVDRLFRKIETPRGMVDSLAGPNPMLSTETEGFLLDYAAKTDELRLFVDNLLLKYQQELESTIVMDQLSPEKLLAQASSYPEELRLVVEALPEYNLTPIAHPKNSYFRTVRNVDNLTQQQPIMGDLHAGQYLHLLSSEPYFDNSGFLLPLESIPYHLFAMEAALLEEGPSSALLSSIEIAYQQIFWQLVKGSDNSPVFDEQGKVKMDYRIAWNSIASSNPMAFIMLPILKEMEASDWTTSTIYDELEFHHVMDALAMEKSGELANKLPNGNLKLEDEFVDLKDFDYSRIQSLYESFEASYDLQLLSGVSPLDVLFMYHYANKQEDATTQWHLLADSPSKPTLETFIKEWRKIPELTKTARWVELSNSSYTQRVKDKVYIYPGIDMYEFDEQLDLLLVTEKDQIWQIDYRQYESYDLQGEDQQFNQAVESLYASFATDFQAQLLTEAKPSEVAAMFFKAVENEDVPMMKKLMIETHLTDEEFVDLLALKNFRPFSELAQLTFRSHFTPNHPLGRGGTVEIQYYTTAQENLFPEMFNMDKTKDGWRMSNINEY